The following proteins come from a genomic window of Paucimonas lemoignei:
- the ybhO_1 gene encoding phospholipase D gives MTLLDNWGHIAKSLCVQVGKNLKHAWALPFCLFVALCVSGCAHTSVPNEPSQALPPTDSAFGRSIQSMAMPHEGRSGFRLLSNSTEAFMARAELIRNARTSLDLQYYIVHDGLSTRALIDELLKAADRGVRVRILLDDTTSDGLDQAIATLAAHPNIQIRLFNPQSLGRETGVTRTMGRLFNLSRQHRRMHNKLFLADSSAAIVGGRNLGDEYFDAEENLNFTDIDMLSVGPVAQQLGHSFDQYWNSTLSKPIAEFMYFLPTVRDLAKSRKRLEASLEESRQKHHALYDRLMAYQANPRMKVWLNELIWAHNQALWDAPTKVLARGEPDPHLLLTTQLAPELINVHQELMLVSAYFVPGEEGLHYLTGRADAGVAVSLLTNSLEATDVPAVHGGYAPYRQELLEHGVKLFELRRQPGDPGSGGGSGPHLFSSKGTFGGGSDSSLHSKAMIFDRKKSFVGSFNFDPRSVLWNTEVGVLVDSPELTEKLRELALQGMAPDLSYQAKLQDGQVVWVTEDDGKLHTLHKEPGDKWRRFNAWFARAVGLEKML, from the coding sequence GTGACTTTATTGGATAACTGGGGTCATATCGCCAAATCGTTGTGCGTCCAGGTGGGAAAAAATTTGAAGCACGCATGGGCGCTGCCCTTTTGTCTGTTCGTTGCGTTGTGTGTCAGTGGCTGCGCCCATACCAGCGTTCCCAATGAGCCGAGTCAGGCGCTGCCGCCTACGGACTCGGCTTTCGGTCGTTCGATCCAGTCGATGGCAATGCCCCACGAAGGTCGCTCGGGATTTCGCCTGCTGTCCAACAGCACCGAGGCCTTCATGGCCCGCGCCGAGCTGATCCGCAATGCGCGCACCAGCCTGGATCTGCAGTACTACATCGTCCACGACGGCCTCAGTACCCGGGCCTTGATCGATGAGCTGCTCAAGGCTGCGGATCGGGGCGTGCGGGTGCGCATCCTGCTGGACGACACCACCAGCGATGGTCTGGATCAGGCGATAGCCACGTTGGCGGCGCATCCGAACATTCAGATCCGGCTGTTCAACCCGCAGAGTCTGGGGCGCGAAACCGGCGTCACCCGCACCATGGGCCGCCTGTTCAATCTGTCCCGTCAGCACCGGCGCATGCACAACAAGTTATTCCTGGCCGACAGCAGCGCAGCCATTGTCGGCGGGCGCAATCTGGGGGACGAGTATTTCGATGCCGAGGAGAACCTCAACTTCACCGATATCGACATGCTCAGTGTCGGGCCGGTTGCCCAGCAGTTGGGTCACAGTTTTGACCAGTACTGGAACAGTACGCTGAGCAAGCCTATCGCCGAGTTCATGTATTTCCTGCCGACGGTCCGCGACCTGGCCAAGTCCCGCAAACGGCTTGAAGCTTCGCTGGAGGAGTCCAGGCAAAAGCACCACGCGCTTTATGATCGCCTGATGGCTTACCAGGCCAACCCGCGCATGAAGGTCTGGCTCAACGAGTTGATCTGGGCCCATAACCAGGCGCTGTGGGACGCACCGACCAAAGTGCTGGCCCGTGGTGAGCCGGATCCGCATCTGCTGCTGACCACCCAACTGGCGCCTGAGCTGATCAACGTTCATCAGGAGTTGATGCTGGTCTCCGCTTACTTCGTGCCGGGCGAAGAAGGCTTGCACTACCTGACCGGCCGCGCCGATGCCGGTGTGGCGGTCAGCCTCTTGACCAACTCTCTGGAAGCCACCGACGTGCCCGCTGTACATGGCGGCTATGCACCCTATCGCCAGGAGTTGCTGGAGCATGGGGTGAAGCTGTTCGAGTTACGCCGCCAGCCGGGCGATCCTGGTAGTGGAGGCGGCAGTGGGCCGCACCTGTTCAGCAGCAAAGGCACTTTTGGTGGTGGCTCGGACTCCAGCCTGCACAGCAAGGCGATGATCTTTGATCGCAAGAAATCTTTCGTTGGCTCGTTCAACTTCGATCCGCGCTCAGTGTTGTGGAACACCGAAGTCGGCGTGCTGGTGGACAGCCCGGAGTTGACTGAAAAGCTGCGGGAACTGGCCTTGCAAGGCATGGCGCCAGACCTGAGTTATCAGGCCAAGCTGCAGGACGGGCAGGTGGTGTGGGTCACCGAGGATGACGGGAAACTCCACACCCTGCACAAAGAACCCGGTGACAAGTGGCGGCGCTTCAATGCCTGGTTTGCACGGGCTGTGGGCCTGGAAAAAATGCTTTAA
- a CDS encoding Peptidase inhibitor I78 family, with amino-acid sequence MPNEKIIEIIQHLIGTRYVPTVKAYISELCGRERVVGPADVCTKEFDTQRINIEAGSTDIITGFHFG; translated from the coding sequence ATGCCTAACGAAAAGATCATCGAGATTATCCAGCACCTGATCGGCACCCGTTACGTGCCAACGGTCAAGGCTTACATCAGCGAGTTGTGCGGCCGTGAGCGGGTTGTTGGGCCGGCCGACGTATGCACCAAAGAGTTCGACACGCAACGCATCAACATTGAGGCCGGCAGCACCGACATCATCACAGGCTTCCACTTCGGCTGA
- a CDS encoding major facilitator transporter, translating to MRWGTYFAVLASVLSVGLALGVSMPLVSLRLESWGYGSFAIGVMAAMPAIGVLLGASLASGLAARFGTAVLMRRCLWAGALSVGLLALLPYYSVWLVLRLMLGVILTIVFILGESWINQLVVEKWRGRLVALYGSTYALCQLAGPLLLGALGTEHDTGFWVGVGLLVCSPFLLLGRSGAPSADACRVTFIDLFGFCRSMPAIAWAVALFAAFEALILTLLPIYCLRQGFTPEIALAMISTVVVGDALLQLPIGALADKVSRRTLFSSCAMALMVSSLLVPLLVDTVLIWPLWVLFGASAGGLFTLSLILIGERYRDDALVRANAHVAQLWGIGCLLGPLAAGAGSQWVSGQALPLLMAAGAFGLVLLSQRRGAFGVTPAVA from the coding sequence ATGCGTTGGGGTACTTATTTTGCGGTGCTGGCGTCGGTGCTGTCGGTCGGGCTGGCGCTGGGCGTGAGCATGCCGCTGGTGTCGCTGCGGCTCGAAAGCTGGGGCTATGGCTCGTTCGCCATTGGCGTGATGGCCGCGATGCCTGCAATCGGCGTGCTGCTCGGCGCCAGCCTGGCCAGCGGGCTGGCGGCCAGGTTTGGCACGGCGGTGTTGATGCGGCGCTGCCTGTGGGCAGGGGCGCTGTCGGTAGGCTTGCTGGCGCTGCTGCCGTATTACTCGGTCTGGCTGGTCCTGCGCCTGATGCTCGGAGTGATTCTGACCATCGTGTTTATCCTCGGCGAGAGCTGGATCAATCAGCTCGTTGTCGAAAAATGGCGCGGCCGACTGGTGGCGCTGTATGGCAGCACCTACGCCTTGTGCCAGCTGGCAGGGCCGTTGCTGCTGGGGGCGTTGGGCACCGAACATGACACCGGTTTCTGGGTCGGCGTCGGGCTGCTGGTCTGCTCGCCCTTTCTCCTGCTGGGCCGCAGCGGCGCGCCGAGTGCCGATGCCTGTCGCGTGACGTTCATCGATCTGTTCGGCTTCTGCCGCTCCATGCCCGCCATCGCCTGGGCCGTGGCGCTGTTTGCGGCGTTCGAAGCGCTGATTCTGACTTTGCTGCCGATTTACTGCCTGCGTCAGGGCTTCACCCCGGAAATCGCACTGGCGATGATCAGCACGGTGGTGGTTGGCGATGCATTACTGCAACTGCCGATTGGCGCGCTGGCCGACAAGGTTTCCCGACGCACGTTGTTTTCCAGCTGCGCGATGGCCTTGATGGTGTCGAGCCTGTTGGTACCGCTCTTGGTCGACACCGTGTTGATCTGGCCGCTTTGGGTGCTGTTTGGCGCCAGTGCCGGTGGTTTGTTCACGTTGTCGCTGATCCTGATCGGCGAGCGCTATCGTGATGACGCCCTGGTGCGCGCCAACGCCCACGTGGCGCAACTCTGGGGCATCGGCTGTCTGCTGGGCCCCCTGGCGGCGGGAGCGGGCAGCCAGTGGGTCAGCGGCCAGGCGTTGCCGCTGTTGATGGCGGCAGGCGCATTCGGGCTGGTGCTGTTGTCGCAGCGACGTGGGGCGTTCGGGGTCACGCCAGCGGTGGCTTAA
- the rpmG gene encoding 50S ribosomal protein L33 encodes MRELIRLVSSAGTGHFYTTDKNKRTTPDKIEIKKFDPRVRKHVIYKEAKIK; translated from the coding sequence ATGCGTGAATTGATCCGTTTGGTGTCGAGCGCTGGTACAGGCCATTTCTACACCACCGATAAGAACAAGCGCACCACTCCGGACAAAATCGAAATCAAAAAATTCGATCCGCGGGTTCGCAAGCACGTGATCTACAAAGAAGCCAAAATCAAGTAA
- the rpmB gene encoding 50S ribosomal protein L28, which produces MSRVCQVTGKGPVTGNNISHANNKTRRRFLPNLQHHRFWVEEEKRFVRLRVSAKGMRIIDKRGITVVLAELRRDGKI; this is translated from the coding sequence ATGTCGAGAGTATGTCAAGTTACCGGTAAGGGTCCGGTGACTGGGAATAACATTTCCCACGCAAACAACAAAACCCGTCGTCGTTTCCTGCCAAACCTGCAGCATCACCGCTTCTGGGTTGAAGAAGAGAAACGTTTTGTTCGTCTGCGCGTATCTGCCAAAGGCATGCGTATCATCGACAAGCGCGGCATCACTGTCGTTCTTGCTGAACTCCGTCGCGACGGCAAAATTTAA
- the dppA_1 gene encoding extracellular solute-binding protein: MRLAAIPFLLAPLLFPVMAQAASTLSVCTEASPEGFDVVQYNSLTTTNASADVLMNRLVDFDAQSGKLVPSLAQSWTVSPDGLTYEFKLRSGVKFHHTDYFKPTRELNADDVVFSFQRMLDPQNPWHKVAQSGFPHAQSMQLPALIKKLDAPDPLTVRFTLDHPDSTFLATLSMGFASIYSAEYTAQLLKAGKPELLNSQPIGTGPFVFKRFQKDAVVRYEANPDYFAGKPGVDTLVFAITPDANVRLQKIRQNECQITLSPKPLDIQAAAKDSSLKVEKTEAFMTAFLAINSQHPPFDKTEVRQAVNLAFDKGSYLKAVFEGTAEAANGPFPPNTWSYAKDLPGYKHDAAKAKELLAKAGFKDGFKTTIWTRPSGSLLNPNPSLGAQLLQADLSKVGITAEIKVIEWGELIRRAKAGEHDLLFMGWAGDNGDPDNFLTPQFSCAAVKSGTNFARYCDATLDKLISDGKTTSDQAARSKLYVQAQTQIQQQALWLPLAHPTAAALTRTSVSGYQVSPFGRQDFFKVQVK, translated from the coding sequence ATGCGTCTTGCTGCGATACCGTTTTTGCTCGCTCCGTTGTTGTTTCCGGTCATGGCCCAGGCCGCGTCCACATTGAGTGTCTGCACCGAAGCCAGCCCCGAAGGCTTTGACGTGGTGCAGTACAACTCGCTGACCACCACCAACGCTTCGGCGGATGTATTGATGAACCGCCTGGTGGATTTCGATGCCCAGAGCGGCAAGCTGGTGCCGAGTCTGGCGCAGAGCTGGACAGTGTCTCCAGACGGCCTCACGTATGAGTTCAAGCTGCGCTCCGGGGTAAAATTCCATCACACCGATTACTTCAAGCCGACGCGGGAGCTGAACGCCGACGATGTGGTGTTCAGCTTCCAGCGCATGCTGGATCCACAGAACCCATGGCACAAGGTTGCTCAGAGCGGCTTCCCTCACGCGCAATCGATGCAGCTGCCTGCGCTGATCAAGAAGCTCGACGCGCCGGACCCACTGACCGTGCGCTTCACCCTCGATCACCCTGATTCGACCTTCCTGGCCACCCTGAGCATGGGGTTTGCCTCGATCTATTCGGCTGAATACACCGCGCAGCTGCTCAAGGCGGGCAAGCCCGAGCTGCTTAACAGCCAGCCCATCGGCACCGGGCCGTTCGTGTTCAAGCGTTTCCAGAAAGACGCCGTGGTCCGTTACGAGGCCAACCCGGACTATTTTGCGGGCAAGCCTGGGGTCGACACGCTGGTCTTCGCGATCACCCCGGACGCCAACGTGCGGTTGCAGAAGATTCGCCAGAATGAATGCCAGATCACCCTGTCGCCCAAGCCGCTGGACATCCAGGCCGCCGCCAAGGACTCGTCGCTCAAAGTTGAGAAAACCGAAGCCTTCATGACTGCGTTCCTGGCGATCAACAGCCAGCATCCGCCGTTCGATAAAACCGAAGTGCGTCAGGCCGTGAACCTGGCGTTCGACAAGGGCAGCTACCTCAAGGCTGTGTTCGAAGGCACCGCTGAAGCGGCCAATGGTCCGTTCCCGCCGAACACCTGGAGCTACGCCAAAGACTTGCCGGGTTACAAGCACGACGCCGCCAAAGCCAAGGAGTTGCTGGCCAAGGCAGGTTTCAAGGATGGCTTCAAAACCACCATCTGGACGCGTCCATCCGGTAGCCTGCTGAACCCGAACCCAAGCCTCGGCGCGCAGCTGCTGCAGGCTGACCTGAGCAAAGTCGGCATCACCGCTGAAATCAAAGTCATCGAGTGGGGCGAGCTGATTCGTCGCGCGAAGGCCGGCGAACATGATTTGCTGTTCATGGGCTGGGCAGGCGACAACGGCGACCCGGATAACTTCCTGACGCCGCAGTTCTCCTGTGCAGCGGTGAAATCCGGTACCAACTTCGCGCGCTATTGCGACGCAACCCTGGACAAGCTGATCAGCGACGGCAAGACCACCAGCGATCAGGCCGCGCGCAGCAAGTTGTATGTGCAGGCGCAGACGCAGATTCAACAGCAGGCCTTGTGGTTACCGCTGGCGCACCCCACCGCTGCAGCCCTGACGCGCACCAGTGTCAGCGGTTATCAGGTCAGCCCGTTCGGACGCCAGGATTTCTTCAAGGTGCAGGTTAAATAA
- the puuC_1 gene encoding aldehyde dehydrogenase — translation MTTLSHADWEKRAKDLKIEGRAFINGEYTDAVSGETFECISPVDGRLLAKVASCDSADAQRAVESARTAFNSGAWSRLAPVKRKAAMLRFAALLNKNVEELALLETLDMGKPISDSSSIDIPGAAQALSWSGEAIDKLYDEVAATPHDQLGLVTREAIGVVAAIVPWNFPLLMACWKLGPALSSGNSVVLKPSEKSPLTAIRIAQLAIEAGIPAGVLNVVPGYGHTVGKALALHMDVDTVVFTGSTKIAKQLLVYSGESNMKRVWLEAGGKSPNIVFADAPDLQAAAKSAASAIAFNQGEVCTAGSRLLVERSIKDTFLPMVIEALKGWKPGNPLDPATTVGALVDTQQMNTVLSYIEAGHSDGAKLVVGGKRILQETGGTYVEPTIFDGVTNAMKIAQEEIFGPVLSVLTFDTAEEAIQIANDTPYGLAAAVWTANLSKAHLTAKALRAGSVWVNQYDGGDMTAPFGGFKQSGNGRDKSLHAFDKYTELKATWIKL, via the coding sequence ATGACCACCCTGAGCCATGCTGACTGGGAAAAACGCGCCAAAGACCTGAAGATTGAAGGCCGCGCGTTTATCAACGGCGAATACACCGACGCCGTGTCCGGCGAGACATTCGAATGCATCAGCCCGGTTGACGGCCGCCTGCTGGCCAAAGTCGCCAGTTGCGACAGCGCCGATGCCCAGCGCGCCGTTGAAAGCGCGCGTACTGCCTTCAATTCCGGCGCCTGGTCGCGCCTGGCACCGGTCAAGCGCAAGGCTGCCATGCTGCGCTTCGCCGCGCTGCTGAACAAAAACGTCGAAGAACTCGCCCTGCTTGAAACTCTGGACATGGGCAAGCCCATCAGTGACTCCTCCAGCATCGACATCCCCGGCGCTGCTCAAGCCCTTAGCTGGAGCGGCGAGGCCATCGACAAGCTGTATGACGAAGTGGCCGCGACCCCTCACGATCAACTCGGCTTGGTCACGCGCGAAGCCATTGGCGTTGTCGCGGCCATCGTGCCGTGGAACTTCCCACTGCTGATGGCCTGCTGGAAACTCGGCCCGGCGCTGTCCAGCGGTAACTCGGTGGTCCTCAAACCATCGGAAAAATCTCCGCTGACGGCCATTCGTATCGCCCAGCTGGCGATTGAAGCGGGCATCCCGGCTGGCGTGCTCAACGTCGTGCCGGGTTACGGACACACCGTGGGCAAGGCGCTGGCCCTGCACATGGATGTGGACACCGTGGTGTTCACAGGCTCGACCAAAATTGCCAAACAGCTGCTGGTTTACTCCGGCGAATCGAACATGAAGCGAGTCTGGCTCGAAGCCGGTGGCAAGAGCCCGAACATCGTCTTCGCTGATGCGCCGGACTTACAGGCGGCGGCAAAGTCCGCCGCCAGCGCCATCGCCTTCAATCAGGGTGAAGTCTGCACCGCGGGTTCACGCCTGCTGGTAGAGCGCTCGATCAAAGACACCTTCCTGCCGATGGTCATCGAGGCCCTCAAAGGCTGGAAGCCAGGCAACCCGCTGGACCCGGCCACCACAGTGGGCGCACTGGTCGACACTCAACAGATGAATACCGTGCTGTCGTACATCGAAGCCGGGCATTCGGACGGCGCCAAGCTGGTGGTGGGCGGCAAGCGTATCCTGCAGGAAACCGGCGGCACTTACGTGGAGCCGACGATTTTCGATGGTGTGACCAATGCCATGAAGATCGCGCAGGAAGAAATCTTTGGCCCGGTCTTGTCGGTGTTGACCTTTGACACAGCAGAAGAAGCCATTCAGATCGCCAACGACACGCCTTACGGCCTGGCTGCTGCGGTCTGGACTGCCAATCTGTCCAAGGCCCACCTGACGGCCAAGGCGCTGCGTGCAGGCAGCGTGTGGGTCAACCAGTACGACGGCGGTGACATGACCGCTCCGTTCGGGGGTTTCAAGCAATCGGGCAACGGCCGTGACAAGTCGCTGCACGCGTTCGACAAGTACACCGAACTGAAAGCGACGTGGATTAAGTTGTAG
- the blh gene encoding beta-lactamase hydrolase-like protein Blh: MIIAERLHVEGLFDRHTSTLSYLVMDVQTRQCALIDSVLDFDPKSGRTSTESADQLIARVRELDASVQWVLETHVHADHVSAAAYLKEKLDTKIAIGSHITAVQKVFGQLFNAPGSFARDGSQFDVLLEDGEQFKVGTLAARAIHTPGHTPACMTYVFEVGDESVAFVGDTLFMPDYGTARCDFPGADARTLYQSIQKILTLPDSTRLFMCHDYQPNGRALQYMTTVAEQRANNIHIRQGIDENQFVQMREARDATLDMPMLILPSVQINMRAGHLPEPEDNGVRYLKIPLNAL; this comes from the coding sequence ATGATCATCGCAGAACGCCTACACGTCGAAGGCCTGTTCGACCGTCACACGTCCACCCTCAGTTACCTGGTCATGGACGTTCAGACCCGGCAGTGCGCGCTGATCGACAGCGTGCTGGACTTCGATCCCAAGTCCGGGCGCACCAGCACAGAATCCGCTGACCAGTTGATTGCCCGTGTTCGAGAGCTGGATGCGTCTGTGCAGTGGGTGCTGGAAACCCACGTGCATGCCGATCACGTTTCGGCGGCGGCCTACCTCAAGGAAAAACTCGACACCAAAATCGCCATTGGCAGCCACATCACGGCGGTGCAGAAAGTCTTCGGGCAGTTGTTCAACGCACCGGGCAGCTTCGCCAGGGATGGCAGCCAGTTCGATGTGCTGCTTGAAGATGGCGAGCAATTCAAGGTGGGGACGCTTGCGGCACGGGCCATCCACACGCCGGGGCATACGCCAGCGTGCATGACCTACGTGTTCGAGGTGGGGGATGAAAGCGTCGCGTTTGTCGGTGACACCCTGTTCATGCCCGATTACGGCACGGCGCGCTGCGACTTCCCAGGCGCGGATGCGCGCACGCTGTACCAGTCGATCCAGAAGATTCTGACCCTGCCCGACTCCACCCGGTTGTTCATGTGCCACGACTACCAGCCCAATGGCCGGGCGTTGCAGTACATGACGACGGTGGCCGAGCAGCGCGCCAACAACATTCACATTCGCCAGGGCATCGACGAAAACCAGTTCGTGCAAATGCGCGAAGCCCGGGATGCCACACTGGACATGCCGATGCTGATCCTGCCATCAGTGCAGATCAACATGCGCGCCGGGCACCTTCCGGAGCCTGAAGACAATGGCGTGCGCTACCTGAAAATCCCGTTGAATGCGTTGTGA
- a CDS encoding transcriptional regulator, with amino-acid sequence MTIDSIVDFSEAGSAPEHYRPAPEKIFKGDPEQTVYNHYNSPCGQMNAGVWEGEVGQWSVNYTEHEYCEIVQGVSVLRDDQGQSKTLRAGDRFVIPAGFKGTWEVLEPCRKIYVVFEQKL; translated from the coding sequence ATGACTATCGACAGCATCGTGGACTTCAGTGAGGCCGGCTCCGCGCCCGAGCACTACCGCCCTGCCCCGGAAAAAATCTTCAAAGGTGACCCCGAGCAGACCGTCTACAACCACTACAACAGCCCCTGCGGACAGATGAATGCAGGCGTGTGGGAAGGTGAAGTTGGTCAGTGGTCGGTCAATTACACCGAACACGAGTATTGCGAAATCGTGCAGGGTGTTTCGGTTCTACGCGACGATCAAGGTCAGTCGAAAACCCTGCGCGCAGGCGATCGTTTCGTGATCCCGGCGGGTTTCAAGGGGACATGGGAAGTGCTGGAGCCTTGCCGGAAAATTTATGTGGTTTTCGAGCAGAAGCTATAA